One genomic segment of Linepithema humile isolate Giens D197 chromosome 5, Lhum_UNIL_v1.0, whole genome shotgun sequence includes these proteins:
- the LOC105669407 gene encoding pyrokinin-1 receptor-like — protein sequence MFNEHDMRAIRKYVDNPFPTFRTNPISTTNPTKMNIIIPIIPEPTRDIMDFTLVVAGVCLNIFLALIVALNSSMYTSTNCYVISLASSSLIILLEPLQQVLRWISDIDLNMNLDYIFLVTFATSILIIIQLNIETYVIICQKNSPLRKPLQKVSTAAKGILFIWVMSIMVASLELSLYEHYEKEVMHDIFVSFTVMFLIFPCFIFIMVDCFILYDLIISRSIEGTWPSEDVERFVFLVGITIGFFLTMIPYRVVRAIALVTTTCCSDITIEVVYTMVKMYPMILPITCYVISKEFRQALEMTLRCQRHETST from the exons ATGTTCAACGAACACGATATGAGAGCAATTCGAAAATACGTAGACAATCCATTTCCAACTTTTCGGACGAATCCTATCTCGACGACAAACCCTACGAAGATGAACATCATCATACCGATCATTCCCGAGCCTACACGCGACATTATGGATTTCACACTGGTGGTAGCAGGTGtctgtttaaatatttttctcgctcTTATCGTTGCACTGAATTCTTCCATGTACACTTCCACCAATTGCTACGTAATAAGTCTCGCGTCTTCGAGCCTGATAATTCTGCTCGAGCCACTACAGCAGGTACTTCGCTGGATCTCCGATATCGATTTAAATATGAATctcgattatatatttttggtgACCTTCGCCACATCTATCCTGATAATAATTCAACTGAATATCGAGACGTACgttattatttgtcaaaagAATTCGCCGCTCCGCAAACCGCTGCAGAAGGTTTCAACGGCTGCAAaaggtattttatttatatgggTAATGTCCATCATGGTGGCATCTCTGGAACTAAGCTTATACGAGCACTACGAAAAAGAAGTTATGCACGATATCTTCGTGTCGTTCACCGTTATGTTTCTAATATTTCCgtgttttatctttattatggTCGACTGTTTCATTCTGTACGACCTGATAATATCAAGGTCGATAGAGGGAACGTGGCCGAGCGAAGATGTCGAGCGTTTCGTTTTTCTGG TTGGCATTACTATCGGATTTTTTCTAACTATGATACCATATCGAGTCGTGAGAGCTATCGCTCTTGTAACAACGACTTGCTGTAGCGACATAACTATAGAGGTGGTTTATACGATGGTTAAAATGTACCCGATGATTCTGCCAATAACATGTTACGTGATATCAAAAGAATTTCGTCAAGCGCTCGAG atgaCGCTACGTTGTCAACGGCATGAAACTTCCACGTGA